A single window of Pectobacterium parmentieri DNA harbors:
- a CDS encoding nucleoside permease gives MKTTAKLSFMMFVEWFIWGAWFVPLWLYLSKSGFTAGEIGWSYACTAIAAILSPILVGSLTDRFFAAQKVLAVLMFAGAILMYLAAQQTEFMYFFPLLLAYSLTYMPTIALTNSIAFSHVGDVERDFPRIRVLGTIGWIASGIVCGFLPTWLGFSDISPTNIPLLITAASSALLGFFAFFLPDTQPKSTGKLNVKVMLGLDAIVLLKDKNFLVFFVCSFLFAMPLAFYYIFATGFLTEVGMKNATGWMTLGQFSEIFFMLALPFFTKRFGIKKVLLLGLVTAAIRYVFFVYGDAYHYFTYALLFLGILLHGVSYDFYYVTAYIYVDKKAPVHMRTAAQGLITLCCQGFGSLLGYRLGGVMMEKLFAHGEPVNGLTFNWTGMWLFGAVMIAIIALIFILLFRESDKAISTIDVEGANQHFSTEENK, from the coding sequence ATGAAAACTACAGCAAAGCTGTCGTTCATGATGTTCGTTGAATGGTTTATCTGGGGAGCCTGGTTCGTTCCACTCTGGCTGTATCTGAGCAAAAGTGGGTTCACGGCGGGTGAAATCGGCTGGTCGTATGCCTGTACCGCCATTGCCGCTATTTTATCGCCGATTCTGGTGGGGTCACTTACCGACCGCTTCTTTGCTGCGCAAAAGGTGTTGGCGGTGCTGATGTTCGCCGGAGCGATACTAATGTATCTGGCTGCACAGCAAACTGAATTTATGTATTTCTTCCCGCTGTTGTTGGCGTATTCATTAACTTACATGCCCACTATCGCGTTGACTAACAGTATCGCTTTCTCCCACGTTGGCGACGTGGAACGGGATTTCCCACGTATCCGTGTATTGGGAACGATCGGCTGGATCGCCTCCGGTATCGTATGTGGCTTTCTGCCGACGTGGCTTGGGTTTAGCGATATTTCTCCCACTAATATTCCGTTGCTGATTACCGCCGCCAGCTCTGCGTTACTCGGTTTCTTTGCCTTTTTCCTGCCAGATACGCAGCCGAAAAGCACTGGCAAGTTGAATGTTAAAGTCATGCTGGGGCTGGATGCGATTGTGTTGCTGAAAGACAAAAACTTTCTGGTGTTTTTTGTCTGCTCCTTCCTGTTCGCGATGCCACTGGCGTTTTATTACATTTTTGCCACTGGGTTCCTTACCGAAGTTGGCATGAAAAACGCGACGGGTTGGATGACGCTGGGCCAGTTCTCGGAAATTTTCTTCATGCTGGCGTTACCGTTTTTCACCAAACGTTTTGGTATTAAAAAGGTATTGTTGCTGGGGCTGGTGACGGCGGCTATCCGCTATGTCTTCTTCGTCTACGGCGACGCTTATCACTACTTCACGTATGCACTGCTGTTCCTCGGCATTCTGCTGCACGGCGTGAGTTACGATTTCTACTATGTTACCGCCTATATCTACGTTGATAAAAAAGCGCCTGTACACATGCGCACAGCGGCGCAGGGCCTGATTACGCTTTGCTGTCAGGGCTTCGGCAGCCTGTTGGGATACCGTTTAGGGGGCGTGATGATGGAGAAACTTTTCGCCCACGGTGAACCGGTAAACGGCCTGACCTTCAACTGGACCGGCATGTGGCTTTTTGGTGCGGTGATGATCGCGATTATTGCGCTGATCTTTATCCTGCTGTTCCGTGAGTCAGATAAAGCAATCTCGACGATTGATGTAGAAGGTGCAAATCAGCATTTCAGTACAGAGGAAAACAAATGA
- a CDS encoding ADP-ribosylglycohydrolase family protein yields MKQERILGALYGQALGDAMGMPSELWPRTRVKAHFGWIDRFLPGPAENNAACYFGRGEFTDDTSMALSLADAIIECDGEINADAIGRHILKWAESFDAFNKNVLGPTSKIALNAIRQGTPVSELENNGVTNGAAMRASPLGCLLPTHDLDTFIEQVALASSPTHKSDLAIAGAVVIAWAISRAIDGSDWQDIVDALPSVARHAQEKRITTFSASLAARLELALSIVRNANGTESASEQLYQLIGAGTSTIESVATAIAMVELAQTDPNRCAILCANLGGDTDTIGAMATAICGALHGVTALDAALKQELDDINQLDFHRYASLLLQYRSAREA; encoded by the coding sequence ATGAAACAAGAACGTATTCTCGGAGCCTTATATGGCCAAGCTTTAGGGGATGCGATGGGTATGCCATCGGAACTGTGGCCTCGAACGCGCGTGAAAGCGCATTTCGGCTGGATTGATCGCTTTTTACCCGGCCCGGCGGAAAACAATGCCGCGTGCTATTTCGGTCGTGGCGAGTTTACGGATGATACCTCGATGGCGCTGAGTCTGGCTGATGCCATCATTGAATGTGATGGAGAAATCAATGCCGATGCGATTGGTCGCCACATCCTGAAGTGGGCGGAGTCGTTCGATGCATTTAATAAAAACGTACTCGGTCCAACGTCTAAAATTGCGTTGAATGCGATCCGCCAAGGCACGCCGGTGAGCGAACTGGAAAATAATGGCGTCACGAACGGTGCTGCGATGCGGGCGTCTCCGCTCGGTTGTCTGCTGCCCACGCACGATCTTGATACCTTCATCGAGCAGGTTGCGCTGGCATCTAGCCCGACGCATAAATCCGACCTGGCGATTGCGGGAGCCGTCGTCATTGCCTGGGCTATTTCCCGTGCGATTGACGGATCAGACTGGCAGGATATCGTCGATGCGTTGCCATCTGTGGCGCGCCATGCACAGGAAAAACGAATTACCACGTTTAGCGCTTCTCTCGCCGCGCGTCTGGAGTTGGCATTGAGTATCGTGCGTAATGCAAACGGTACGGAAAGTGCCAGCGAGCAGCTTTATCAACTGATTGGTGCGGGAACGAGCACGATCGAATCTGTTGCTACTGCAATCGCAATGGTGGAGCTGGCGCAAACTGACCCAAACCGCTGTGCGATTTTGTGCGCCAACCTCGGGGGGGACACCGATACTATTGGGGCGATGGCGACGGCGATATGTGGTGCGTTGCACGGGGTAACGGCGCTTGATGCCGCGTTGAAGCAAGAACTGGATGACATTAACCAGCTTGATTTTCATCGCTATGCCAGCCTGCTGCTGCAATACCGTTCAGCACGGGAGGCGTGA
- a CDS encoding PfkB family carbohydrate kinase, giving the protein MKASELAAKLDELATRQPLTIVGAAVIDVIADAYALPYRGCDIELKQQSVNIGGCALNIAIALKRLGMEAQNALPVGQGVWADIIRNSLEKQNITTVVQTNSGDNGWCLALVEPDGERTFMSFSGVENQWSDTWLASLSIASGSFISLSGYQLAAPCGERLVSWLETLHNVTPFIDFGPRIADIPANLMARIMALHPVVSLNRQEAEVAAEMLGVSAEVQTLGRAWREKYCASVIIRQDKAGAWYFDATSEGLVAPFPATVVDTIGAGDSHAGGTLAGLAAGWSLADAVTLGNAVAAFVVSHRGGDCAPTQAELRTRLLLADEHV; this is encoded by the coding sequence ATGAAGGCCAGCGAACTTGCCGCAAAATTGGATGAATTAGCGACACGTCAGCCGCTGACCATCGTTGGGGCTGCGGTGATTGATGTGATTGCCGATGCTTATGCGTTGCCGTACCGCGGATGCGATATTGAACTGAAGCAGCAAAGTGTGAATATCGGTGGCTGCGCCTTGAATATTGCCATTGCGCTTAAACGTCTTGGGATGGAAGCACAAAACGCTTTGCCTGTCGGGCAGGGCGTGTGGGCGGATATCATTCGTAATAGTCTGGAAAAACAGAACATTACTACAGTGGTACAAACCAATTCGGGAGACAATGGCTGGTGTCTGGCGCTGGTTGAGCCGGACGGTGAACGGACGTTTATGTCCTTCAGCGGCGTTGAAAACCAGTGGAGTGACACGTGGCTAGCGTCGTTATCTATCGCATCGGGGAGTTTTATCTCGCTTTCGGGCTATCAACTGGCGGCACCGTGTGGCGAGCGTCTGGTAAGCTGGCTGGAAACCTTGCATAACGTCACGCCATTTATCGATTTTGGCCCACGTATTGCCGATATCCCGGCAAACCTGATGGCGCGTATTATGGCGCTTCATCCCGTCGTATCTCTTAATCGTCAGGAGGCGGAAGTGGCGGCGGAAATGCTCGGCGTGTCGGCTGAGGTGCAAACGCTGGGGCGTGCCTGGCGGGAGAAATACTGTGCATCGGTGATTATCCGTCAAGACAAAGCGGGAGCCTGGTATTTTGATGCGACTTCTGAGGGCCTCGTCGCCCCGTTTCCCGCAACTGTGGTTGACACCATCGGTGCGGGAGACAGCCATGCAGGAGGGACGCTGGCAGGTTTGGCCGCTGGGTGGTCGTTGGCGGATGCCGTCACGCTGGGGAATGCTGTTGCGGCTTTTGTCGTGAGCCACCGGGGGGGAGATTGTGCACCCACGCAGGCCGAACTTCGTACTCGGTTACTCCTCGCAGACGAACACGTATAG
- a CDS encoding GntR family transcriptional regulator translates to MEHAHTQLIEQLTQRFATVDNTPLYLKFAETVKNAVRSGALEHGNILPGERDLSQLAGVSRITVRKAMQTLEEEGVVTRVRGYGTQINNIFEYSLKEARGFSQQVVLRGKKPNTLWVNKQIVKSSKEVAEQLAIAPETSVFLLKRIRYVDEDAVSIEESYVPVDLIADAEDIGVSLYDYFRSQNINPQRTRSRVSARMPDAEFQSHIQLDNKVPVLVIKQIALDQQNRPIEYSISYCRSDLYVFVCEE, encoded by the coding sequence ATGGAACACGCGCATACTCAATTAATAGAACAGCTTACTCAGCGCTTTGCGACAGTAGACAATACTCCGCTCTACCTAAAGTTTGCCGAAACGGTCAAAAATGCCGTGCGCAGCGGTGCGCTAGAGCATGGCAACATTCTGCCGGGAGAGCGTGACCTGAGTCAGTTAGCTGGGGTGTCACGCATTACGGTACGCAAGGCGATGCAGACGCTGGAAGAAGAAGGCGTTGTTACCCGCGTGCGCGGCTACGGTACACAAATCAATAATATTTTTGAGTATTCGCTGAAAGAAGCGCGCGGATTTTCACAACAGGTCGTGCTGCGAGGCAAAAAACCCAATACGCTGTGGGTGAACAAACAAATCGTAAAAAGCAGCAAGGAAGTAGCTGAACAGTTGGCTATTGCGCCAGAGACTTCCGTTTTTCTGTTAAAACGTATCCGCTATGTGGATGAAGACGCCGTTTCCATTGAAGAGTCGTATGTTCCTGTTGATCTGATCGCTGACGCTGAGGATATCGGCGTCTCGCTTTATGACTATTTTCGCAGCCAGAACATCAATCCGCAGCGTACACGCAGTCGCGTCAGTGCACGTATGCCCGATGCCGAGTTTCAATCACATATTCAGCTTGATAATAAAGTACCGGTTCTGGTCATCAAGCAAATTGCGCTCGACCAGCAGAACCGGCCTATCGAATACAGCATCAGCTATTGCCGTAGCGATCTATACGTGTTCGTCTGCGAGGAGTAA
- a CDS encoding methyl-accepting chemotaxis protein yields the protein MLKTTRSRILAACSTIVVLSLVINTFLNYTIANNANKASIQNTLDAVATSHTIAISDWVASKTLMISALHDRAIKDEDPIPLFKQIVASGGFLNVYMGYANGTAKFADPGGIPADYNPTIRPWYQQAVKEGKPLATAPYVDMVTNTLVVSFVAPVLEGSTVRGVVGSDVTMKSVIENVKAINPSSGSFGVLIDRSGTIIAHPDEKLTLKKITDIAPAINLNEILSAESASDVDFSGVTKLVLAKPIAGTNWYMLVALDKTEATAGMRSLLSTSVITLVVIALLGTLVIGFIITSTLKRLLQIRDAMDDISNGNNDLTQRLPDEGHDEVAQIARAFNTFIDKIGQVMIQIRDISASLQVAADEISAGNNDLSARTEASASSIQQTAASLEEISAAVTQSAGSAQQVNAKALLLSKDASTGGQVVSDVIVTMEDIVVASGKIGDIIGVIDGIAFQTNILALNAAVEAARAGEQGRGFAVVAGEVRSLAQRSAQAAKEIKALIESTVSSVTSGSVQVRHASDKMNEIVGGVSTVTTVMSEITHAADEQMRGINEINKAVAQLDSMVQQNAALVQESAAASGALQSQAEELNSVVGHFRV from the coding sequence ATGCTGAAAACGACGCGTTCCCGCATTCTTGCGGCCTGTTCGACCATTGTTGTACTTTCGCTTGTTATTAATACTTTTCTTAATTACACCATAGCCAATAATGCTAATAAGGCCTCGATCCAAAATACGCTGGATGCGGTTGCGACCAGCCATACCATAGCTATTAGCGACTGGGTTGCTTCTAAAACGCTGATGATCTCTGCGCTACACGATCGTGCTATAAAGGATGAGGATCCTATCCCACTGTTCAAACAGATCGTAGCATCCGGCGGGTTCCTGAATGTATACATGGGGTACGCCAACGGCACCGCAAAATTTGCCGATCCTGGCGGTATTCCTGCCGATTACAACCCTACTATCAGGCCCTGGTATCAGCAGGCGGTGAAAGAGGGCAAACCGCTAGCGACTGCGCCGTATGTCGATATGGTGACCAATACGCTGGTGGTTTCTTTTGTCGCACCCGTGTTGGAAGGCAGTACGGTTAGAGGCGTAGTCGGCAGCGATGTCACGATGAAAAGCGTGATCGAAAATGTAAAGGCTATCAACCCCAGTTCGGGGAGTTTCGGCGTGCTGATTGACCGTAGTGGTACGATCATTGCTCACCCGGATGAAAAACTGACGCTGAAGAAGATCACCGACATTGCTCCTGCGATTAATCTGAATGAGATTCTTTCAGCAGAAAGTGCTAGCGATGTGGATTTTTCTGGGGTGACAAAACTGGTGCTGGCAAAACCGATTGCTGGCACGAACTGGTACATGCTGGTGGCGCTGGATAAAACCGAGGCCACCGCAGGCATGCGTTCACTGCTTTCTACATCGGTCATCACGCTGGTGGTTATCGCGCTGTTGGGAACGTTGGTTATTGGCTTCATCATTACCTCTACGCTCAAGCGACTGCTGCAAATCCGTGATGCAATGGATGATATCAGCAATGGTAACAACGACCTGACACAGCGACTGCCGGATGAAGGACATGATGAAGTGGCGCAAATTGCCCGGGCGTTTAATACCTTCATTGATAAAATCGGTCAGGTAATGATTCAGATTCGCGACATCAGCGCATCGCTTCAGGTGGCAGCGGATGAAATCTCTGCGGGGAACAACGATCTCTCCGCGCGTACCGAAGCATCGGCATCGAGTATTCAGCAAACGGCGGCCTCTCTGGAAGAAATCTCTGCGGCGGTGACGCAATCGGCTGGGTCGGCGCAGCAGGTTAATGCCAAAGCGCTGCTGCTGTCGAAAGATGCTAGCACGGGCGGACAAGTGGTGTCCGATGTGATTGTCACGATGGAAGATATCGTGGTCGCATCCGGTAAAATTGGTGACATCATCGGTGTGATTGATGGCATTGCATTCCAGACTAACATTCTGGCGCTTAATGCTGCGGTTGAGGCGGCGCGGGCAGGTGAACAGGGCCGGGGTTTCGCCGTTGTCGCTGGCGAAGTTCGCAGTCTGGCGCAGCGTAGCGCACAGGCCGCAAAAGAAATTAAAGCGCTGATTGAGTCGACTGTCTCTAGCGTGACGTCTGGCTCAGTGCAGGTGCGCCATGCCAGTGACAAGATGAATGAAATTGTCGGTGGCGTGTCCACGGTGACGACCGTGATGTCTGAAATCACGCATGCGGCAGATGAGCAAATGCGTGGCATTAATGAGATCAATAAAGCGGTAGCACAGTTGGATTCGATGGTGCAACAAAACGCCGCGTTAGTGCAGGAGTCTGCCGCTGCGTCGGGTGCGCTGCAATCACAGGCTGAAGAGTTGAACTCTGTTGTTGGACATTTCCGGGTTTAG
- the rdgC gene encoding recombination-associated protein RdgC, whose translation MLWFKNLMIYRLSRDSALSKDNVLSADEMEKRLSAFAFTPCGSQDMMKTGWVSPMGSHSDALTHVVNGQIVICVRKEEKILPSPVIKQTLQAKIERLEAEQHRKLKKTEKDSLKDEVLHSLLPRAFSRFSQVWLWIDTVNGLIMVDAASAKKAEDTLALLRKTLGSLPVVPLTMENPIELTLTEWVRSGEPAAGFALQDEAELKAILEDGGVIRCKKQDLVCDEIAVHIEAGKLVTKLALDWQERIQLVLSDDGSVKRLKFSDTLREQNDDIDREDFAQRFDADFILMTSELAALIANLIEALGGEAQR comes from the coding sequence ATGTTGTGGTTTAAAAACTTAATGATTTACCGCCTAAGCCGGGACAGCGCGCTGTCCAAGGATAACGTTTTATCTGCGGATGAAATGGAAAAACGGCTCAGCGCCTTCGCATTCACCCCGTGTGGCAGTCAGGATATGATGAAAACGGGTTGGGTATCGCCAATGGGATCGCATAGCGATGCATTAACGCACGTCGTTAATGGGCAAATCGTTATCTGCGTTCGCAAAGAAGAAAAAATCCTGCCGTCTCCGGTCATCAAGCAAACCCTTCAGGCCAAAATTGAACGTCTAGAAGCAGAGCAGCACCGCAAGCTGAAAAAAACCGAAAAAGATTCACTGAAAGACGAAGTGCTGCACAGCCTGCTGCCGCGTGCATTCAGCCGTTTCAGTCAGGTCTGGCTGTGGATCGATACGGTTAACGGCCTGATTATGGTCGATGCTGCCAGCGCTAAAAAAGCAGAGGACACGCTGGCGCTGCTGCGTAAAACACTGGGTTCCCTACCCGTTGTACCATTGACGATGGAAAACCCCATCGAGCTGACGCTGACCGAGTGGGTGCGTTCCGGTGAACCGGCGGCAGGGTTCGCGTTACAAGATGAAGCAGAGCTGAAAGCTATTCTGGAAGACGGTGGAGTTATCCGCTGTAAAAAACAGGACTTGGTCTGTGATGAAATCGCCGTGCATATTGAGGCGGGCAAGCTGGTCACCAAGCTGGCGCTGGACTGGCAGGAGCGCATTCAACTGGTCTTGTCTGACGACGGCTCGGTAAAACGCTTGAAGTTCTCAGATACGCTGCGGGAACAGAATGACGATATCGATCGGGAAGATTTTGCTCAGCGGTTTGATGCCGATTTCATTTTGATGACCAGCGAACTGGCTGCATTAATTGCCAATCTGATTGAAGCGTTGGGCGGCGAAGCCCAACGTTAA
- the mak gene encoding fructokinase: MRIGIDLGGTKTEVIALDDEGNERFRQRMPTPRNDYPETLRTIVTLVERAEKATGCHSSVGVGIPGTLSPFTGKVKNANSTWLNGQALDLDLATLLNRPVRVANDANCFAVSEAVDGAGAGKQTVFAVIIGTGCGSGIALNGQAHVGGNGIAGEWGHNPLPWMDDDELRYRQTVPCYCGKSGCIESFISGTGFALDYQSLSGQPHKGEAIIALAEQGDPIAELALQRYEHRLAKSLAHVINLLDPDVVVLGGGMSNVSRLYQTVPEKIKPWIFGGECETPVRQAIHGDSSGVRGAAWLWPKTK, encoded by the coding sequence ATGAGAATCGGTATCGATCTGGGCGGGACGAAAACAGAAGTTATTGCGCTGGATGACGAGGGGAATGAACGTTTTCGGCAGCGTATGCCGACGCCAAGAAATGATTATCCGGAAACGCTGCGGACTATCGTCACGTTGGTGGAGAGGGCCGAAAAAGCGACGGGTTGCCACAGCAGTGTCGGCGTGGGGATCCCCGGTACGCTGTCACCGTTTACCGGCAAGGTAAAAAATGCTAACTCCACCTGGCTCAACGGTCAGGCACTGGATCTTGATCTTGCCACGTTGCTGAATCGGCCGGTGCGGGTCGCCAATGATGCGAACTGTTTTGCGGTTTCAGAAGCGGTTGATGGTGCCGGGGCAGGGAAACAGACCGTCTTCGCGGTGATCATCGGCACTGGCTGTGGTTCGGGGATTGCGCTGAACGGCCAGGCTCACGTCGGCGGCAACGGTATTGCGGGTGAATGGGGACATAACCCGCTGCCCTGGATGGATGACGATGAGCTACGCTATCGGCAGACGGTTCCCTGCTACTGCGGCAAGTCCGGCTGCATTGAATCCTTTATTTCTGGTACGGGATTTGCGTTGGATTATCAGAGCCTGAGTGGGCAGCCGCACAAAGGAGAGGCAATTATTGCCTTAGCGGAGCAGGGCGATCCCATCGCCGAACTGGCATTACAGCGCTATGAACATCGTCTGGCAAAATCGCTGGCGCATGTGATCAACTTGCTCGACCCGGATGTCGTGGTGCTGGGAGGTGGGATGAGCAATGTTTCTCGCCTTTATCAGACCGTGCCGGAAAAGATTAAACCGTGGATCTTCGGCGGTGAGTGCGAAACGCCTGTGCGTCAGGCCATACACGGCGACTCCAGCGGAGTGCGCGGAGCCGCCTGGCTTTGGCCAAAGACGAAGTAA